A genomic segment from Phragmites australis chromosome 6, lpPhrAust1.1, whole genome shotgun sequence encodes:
- the LOC133922920 gene encoding uncharacterized protein LOC133922920 has protein sequence MDLIGKFPCAKGNLRYAVVALEYFSKWIESEPLTAITSKNVHKFFWKSVICCFGVSGHLTVDNGMQFDFGPFREFCTDLSIEMCFTVVHHPQSNRAIERTNASALNCSIVDLRWGHLRQDGFHRGVKDRLCQHTKMAALGTRQQR, from the exons ATGGACTTAATTGGGAAATTCCCTTGCGCCAAGGGAAACCTCCGGTATGCAGTTGTGGCCttagagtacttctccaaatggattgAGTCTGAGCCCCTCACAGCAATTACATCCAAGAATGTCCATAAGTTTTTCTGGAAAAGCGTCATATGCTGCTTCGGCGTCTCAGGACATCTCACTGTAGATAACGGGATGCAGTTTGACTTTGGCCCATTCCGGGAGTTCTGCACCGACCTCAGCATTGAGATGTGCTTCACCGTAGTTCATCATCCACAGTCCAACAGGGCGATCGAGCGCACCAACG CATCTGCTTTGAATTGCAGCATCGTGGACCTCCGCTGGGGGCACCTCAGACAGGATGGCTTCCATCGTGGAGTCAAGGATCGGCTGTGCCAGCACACCAAGATGGCTGCACTTGGAACTAGGCAGCAGCGCTAG
- the LOC133921545 gene encoding zinc finger CCCH domain-containing protein 17-like isoform X2, which produces MDIETDGRFGNKRVHNRLGPGSGAGAPSSTTGKVCNFWRAGRCNRFPCPYLHSELPEAAAPPKRPAGPGGNVWRNPNSGGRGGGGGQNRWGKNPGRSGGASHKPADRPCKYFLAGDCSYGERCHYPHSYCISDSITMLTPLMGHEKVITGIALPAGSGKLYSGSKDGTVRMWDCQTGQVWNMQTAAEMNLTGPTGQVYALAVANELLFAATQDGRILAWRFSATSNCFEPAASLAGHKLAVVSLVVGGVRLYSSSMDKTIRVWDLATLQCIQTLSDHTDVVMSVLCWDQFLLSCSLDQTIKVWAATESGNLEVTYTHKEEQGALALSGVPDAQSKPVLLCSLNDNTVRLYDLPSFSDRGRIFSKQEIRAIQMGPGCLFFTGDGTGELKVWQWVIDGAQT; this is translated from the exons ATGGACATAGAGACGGACGGGCGATTCGGCAACAAGCGCGTGCACAACCGCCTGGGCCCGGGCTCCGGCGCTGGCGCCCCTTCGTCGACCACCGGGAAGGTCTGTAACTTCTGGCGCGCCGGGCGATGCAACCGCTTCCCCTGCCCCTACCTTCACAGCGAGCTCCccgaggcggcggcgccacCCAAGCGCCCCGCTGGTCCCGGGGGGAACGTCTGGCGCAACCCAAACTCTGGaggacgaggcggcggcggcgggcagaATAGATGGGGGAAGAACCCCGGCCGCAGCGGTGGCGCGAGCCACAAGCCGGCCGACAGGCCCTGCAAGTACTTCCTCGCCGGTGATTGCAGCTACGGTGAGAGGTGTCACTACCCCCACAGCTACTGCATAAGCGACAGCATCACGATGCTCACCCCGCTCATGGGCCACGAGAAG GTTATTACGGGTATTGCACTGCCTGCTGGGTCGGGCAAGCTGTACTCTGGGAGTAAGGACGGAACGGTGCGGATGTGGGATTGCCAAACCGGGCAG GTTTGGAATATGCAAACAGCAGCGGAAATGAACCTTACTGGACCAACTGGGCAAGTCTATGCGCTCGCTGTTGCCAATGAGCTACTCTTTGCAGCAACACAA GATGGGAGGATATTGGCATGGAGATTTAGTGCCACATCGAACTGTTTTGAACCAGCTGCTTCTCTTGCTGGCCATAAGCTTGCTGTTGTTTCATTAGTAGTAGGAGGTGTGAGGCTTTATTCTTCTTCGATGGATAAAACCATTAGA GTGTGGGATTTGGCAACATTGCAGTGCATACAGACTCTTTCTGATCATACAGATGTTGTTATGTCTGTGCTGTGCTGGGATCAGTTTCTGTTATCTTGTTCTTTAGATCAAACAATAAAA GTCTGGGCAGCTACAGAGAGTGGAAACTTAGAAGTAACATACACACACAAAGAGGAGCAG GGTGCACTTGCTCTCAGTGGTGTGCCTGATGCACAGTCAAAACCTGTGCTACTATGTTCATTAAATGACAACACTGTCCGCCTATATGACCTGCCATC GTTCAGTGATAGGGGCAGAATTTTCTCTAAACAGGAAATTAGGGCAATACAAATGGGTCCTGGTTGTTTATTTTTTACCGGGGATGGAACTGGTGAGCTGAAGGTTTGGCAATGGGTAATAGATGGAGCCCAAACCTGA
- the LOC133921545 gene encoding zinc finger CCCH domain-containing protein 17-like isoform X1: MDIETDGRFGNKRVHNRLGPGSGAGAPSSTTGKVCNFWRAGRCNRFPCPYLHSELPEAAAPPKRPAGPGGNVWRNPNSGGRGGGGGQNRWGKNPGRSGGASHKPADRPCKYFLAGDCSYGERCHYPHSYCISDSITMLTPLMGHEKVITGIALPAGSGKLYSGSKDGTVRMWDCQTGQCAGVINMGREVGCMISEGPWLFVGIPDAVKVWNMQTAAEMNLTGPTGQVYALAVANELLFAATQDGRILAWRFSATSNCFEPAASLAGHKLAVVSLVVGGVRLYSSSMDKTIRVWDLATLQCIQTLSDHTDVVMSVLCWDQFLLSCSLDQTIKVWAATESGNLEVTYTHKEEQGALALSGVPDAQSKPVLLCSLNDNTVRLYDLPSFSDRGRIFSKQEIRAIQMGPGCLFFTGDGTGELKVWQWVIDGAQT, encoded by the exons ATGGACATAGAGACGGACGGGCGATTCGGCAACAAGCGCGTGCACAACCGCCTGGGCCCGGGCTCCGGCGCTGGCGCCCCTTCGTCGACCACCGGGAAGGTCTGTAACTTCTGGCGCGCCGGGCGATGCAACCGCTTCCCCTGCCCCTACCTTCACAGCGAGCTCCccgaggcggcggcgccacCCAAGCGCCCCGCTGGTCCCGGGGGGAACGTCTGGCGCAACCCAAACTCTGGaggacgaggcggcggcggcgggcagaATAGATGGGGGAAGAACCCCGGCCGCAGCGGTGGCGCGAGCCACAAGCCGGCCGACAGGCCCTGCAAGTACTTCCTCGCCGGTGATTGCAGCTACGGTGAGAGGTGTCACTACCCCCACAGCTACTGCATAAGCGACAGCATCACGATGCTCACCCCGCTCATGGGCCACGAGAAG GTTATTACGGGTATTGCACTGCCTGCTGGGTCGGGCAAGCTGTACTCTGGGAGTAAGGACGGAACGGTGCGGATGTGGGATTGCCAAACCGGGCAG TGTGCTGGTGTCATCAATATGGGTCGTGAGGTCGGGTGTATGATCAGCGAGGGGCCGTGGTTGTTTGTTGGAATACCTGATGCCGTGAAG GTTTGGAATATGCAAACAGCAGCGGAAATGAACCTTACTGGACCAACTGGGCAAGTCTATGCGCTCGCTGTTGCCAATGAGCTACTCTTTGCAGCAACACAA GATGGGAGGATATTGGCATGGAGATTTAGTGCCACATCGAACTGTTTTGAACCAGCTGCTTCTCTTGCTGGCCATAAGCTTGCTGTTGTTTCATTAGTAGTAGGAGGTGTGAGGCTTTATTCTTCTTCGATGGATAAAACCATTAGA GTGTGGGATTTGGCAACATTGCAGTGCATACAGACTCTTTCTGATCATACAGATGTTGTTATGTCTGTGCTGTGCTGGGATCAGTTTCTGTTATCTTGTTCTTTAGATCAAACAATAAAA GTCTGGGCAGCTACAGAGAGTGGAAACTTAGAAGTAACATACACACACAAAGAGGAGCAG GGTGCACTTGCTCTCAGTGGTGTGCCTGATGCACAGTCAAAACCTGTGCTACTATGTTCATTAAATGACAACACTGTCCGCCTATATGACCTGCCATC GTTCAGTGATAGGGGCAGAATTTTCTCTAAACAGGAAATTAGGGCAATACAAATGGGTCCTGGTTGTTTATTTTTTACCGGGGATGGAACTGGTGAGCTGAAGGTTTGGCAATGGGTAATAGATGGAGCCCAAACCTGA
- the LOC133921547 gene encoding uncharacterized protein LOC133921547, with the protein MAPPGGIKTSSPNLPTRQKLGNPTRPRAPAAAAPRQSLRPPSNRRGAVVVTCTRGSEQQSSPAVASQARPGTDVLSVEFRTRDGCLLGISRYPDFEYNAQGGCGVGAGRSAEGGEDGTVLVDFDVACLYIPPMSGVTARFLGLPLPPFLKIDILPEALGGTIDRGTGQVDLKFRSRFCFSVGSFYKAPPLFVDTTLTSEESKGTIRSGVGERMDGEGRCKLVGVAVVDPIDDLFMNTFLSLPTECIAYLNATISIAEPR; encoded by the exons ATGGCACCACCCGGCGGCATCAAAACCTCCTCGCCAAACCTACCAACCCGGCAAAAACTCGGGAATCCGACGAGACCACGCGCTCCCGCTGCCGCTGCACCCCGGCAATCCCTGCGACCCCCGTCCAACAGACGCGGAGCCGTGGTGGTTACATGCACCCGCGGAAGCGAACAGCAATCTTCCCCCGCCGTCGCTTCCCAGGCTCGTCCCGGCACCGACGTGCTCAGCGTCGAGTTCAGGACGCGGGACGGCTGCCTGctcggcatctccaggtacccgGACTTTGAGTACAACGCGCAGGGCGGCTGCGGCGTGGGCGCCGGGCGCAGCGCGGAGGGCGGGGAGGACGGCACGGTACTGGTCGACTTCGACGTGGCGTGCCTGTACATCCCGCCCATGTCCGGTGTGACGGCCAGGTTCCTCgggctgccgctgccgccgttcCTCAAGATCGACATCTTGCCCGAGGCTCTGGGCGGAACCATCGACCGAGGCACTGGTCAG GTTGATCTCAAGTTCAGGTCGAGGTTCTGTTTCTCGGTCGGGAGCTTCTACAAAGCGCCGCCGTTGTTCGTCGACACAACACTAACCTCCGAGGAATCCAAGGGAACCATAAGGTCCGGGGTTGGAGAAAGAATGGACGGTGAAGGCAGATGCAAGCTGGTTGGGGTGGCCGTCGTCGATCCGATTGATGACCTCTTCATGAACACATTTCTCAGTCTGCCGACCGAGTGCATCGCTTACTTGAATGCCACCATCTCCATCGCCGAACCTAGATAA